The Sulfobacillus thermosulfidooxidans genome segment AGGAGCCTCAGCAAATACTGCTTGCAATCCCGTGGTAAACCATGGTAAATTGATTTCGGTAAGCATGGCCGTCTCAACGGCTACTGTCAATTCTGGTGAAATCGTGCCTTGATTTTCGTTCCAGGGTTCATCGATAAAATTGCGTCCTCGTTCCCACGGCAATAAGCGATGATAACCCCAGTCGACCTTATTGCTAAGTTCTAAATGCCGCTGGTACAAGGTATCCAGGGTGCTATTGAGAAAACCCATAATATCTGATACACCTCTTTTACGTTTGATTCAGTCTAACACAGCGTCGCCCAGAAGTCATGAAGAATTTTCGGAATGTCGTGGCAGTCGCAAAATCGGCCTAACGATTTATTTTTCATTTTACGTTTTTTGTCTCCGGCCTCTCGTTTAAGAAAAGGAGCGTTCCATGCATCAATTTTTCATCGCTTCAACCCTCAATATCCTAAAAGATTGGGCCGCCAAGCCCAATAAAAATCCCTCATCGTTGTTACAATCACTCAATCTCTCGAAGAAAGAATGGGAGGAGTTAAGCACCTTTGGTTGTATGTCTTTAGACGAGAGTAATTTGGATACCTTTCATTCTCTTTTAGACGCCTTTAATACCCTCCGAATCCAAGAGGTTGTTATGGAGAGTCTTCATCACATCACCAGCCAATATCCACTCATTCATCCCTTAACCATTAAATTATGGCCGATGGATCCGGCTGATAAATTCGGCCGGAATCAACTCCAAGGTGTCTCGGCATTTACGACCTATCAAGGAGAAATTTCGTTGATCATTGCTCCCTTATCCCAGTCTCTGCCCACTTTAGAAGCTGTCATCGCTCATGAATATCACCATCATTGGCGCATTCACGCCCTTCACCTTGACGAAGAGAACGAAACATTACTCGAGCGCATGATTTTAGAAGGTCTCGCTGATCATTTTGCTGAACACGTTGTATCTACGCATGGATCCATGCCGTGGACAAAATTCCTAAACCTAGCAGATGCCGAGAAGCTATGGCCATTATATCGTCAACAGTTGTTTGTGCAAGGAAAAGATACCAGCCAGTGGCTTTTTGGCTCAGCGGACCTCGGCCTCCCTTTGTGGACTGGGTATGCCGTGGGATATGAGATCATTCAGTCTTATCGTGAGAGCCATCCGTTATGTTCGTGGGATCAGCTCACCATAAAGTCTGCCACCGACTTCCTTGAATCGCCATTTACTGTTTAAGCCCGAAATAACTGCCTGGTTTTTTGAGGAACCGTCGACGGTTTTCCCCATCCTTCGGTTTGCGTCCACAATTCATTCAACGCCTCGTGAATGATCAGATGACTGGGGAACTTTAAAGCATGTAAAAGCTTAATCAATACGGGATTGGCTGCCCGTATTTCACGCCATATTGTGCGTTCACTGCGAAAAAGTTTCTTTGTGAACAATGCCCACCGAAGAGCAGCCAACCATGCCAGCGTCCACGATCATAAAATTCGGTCAGCATCTAGGTGATTCATTGCCGCGCGCCATTTATAGGCCCATTCATAAAACATGCACCACGACTCCTATAACGCGTGGTCAAATGCGTTAGGCGGAATTTGTTTGGCATGAATGCGCCAACGATCAAATCAACAACCCGGATCCCATAATCCCCGTTGATGGCGGTACGCATCGGTTTCTAGCCCCCGTTCTCCTATTACCCGGTGCGCCCCGGCGAACAATTGTGATGGGCTCAGCACATCACATTCGACAGGAATATCGCCAGAAAAAAGCGTTCTTCATGAGGCGCAATGTTCTCACACCCCACAATCATCATTTCCAAATCTGATCAGGGAGTCATTTCGTTATAGGCTACAGAGCCGAAGATTCCTGCCGCAATCATTTGCGAGGGATATTGTTTTTGATATTCAGCAAGAATGTTCCAGGGCCTCTTCATTATCGGGCAAAGACTCCGGTTATGCGTAAAATTTGTCAGGTCATCATGCTCTTGCCTATGGCCTATGGATGGCGCGTGAGGTTGATGCACCATGTCATAATGCCATCAAAACAGGAGCGTGATGATCCCGATTTCGGATTAGCGGGTTTGAAAATCACTTGTGAATCATGTTAACATACGGGCAACACAATGATGAAGACCAGTACGACACACTCTTTGGTAAAGCGAGTCATGAGGGGTGAAAGTGTGACCCAAAGACTGTCGGAAGACGCTTCGGAGTGCTAACGTGAACGCCGAGTAGCGTTAGCCGGTTTGCCTCGTTATCGGCCCCGAGGCTCGCTATCCTCCAATGCGAGTAAAATGCGGTGGCACCACGGAACCCGGATTCCGTCCGCAAAAATATTCCGGGGACAATTTGGAGGTTTTTTTATGTCTCGTTCTTTGATCGACGCGGTGTTTCCCCTTCGTATCGAAAATGTCTCTCACTATTTAGGCCAAATCATCCAGACGGCAGGATATATCCACCATGTTCGGCATATTGGGGGAATTACCTTTGTTTTGTTGCGAGATGCCACAGGTCTCGTGCAAATCGTCACCCGCGAGCCCTTAACGCCGCCTATGAAACCAGAAACTACCGTCCTCGTGCGTGCTTATGTCCAGCAAGAGCCCCGGGCACCGGGCGGCATTGAATTAATTAGACCCCACTTTACCATTTTGACGGAGCCCCACTCAGCTCGGCCTTATGACCTGACCCACCCGCTTGACGAAACCCGTCTAAAATTTCGTTTGGATTTTGCGCCATTTATGCTACGCCATCCGCATTGGCGCATGGTTTTTCAGATTGCATCCCAATCGGTCCAAGCCTTTCGTCACGCCCTCATCAAGAGTGGTTTTATTGAGATTCATACGCCCAAAATTTTAGGGACAGCCACGGAAAGCGGCGCCGCCGTATTCCCTGTCCAATACTATGGCAAAAAGGCCTTTCTCGCCCAAAGCCCACAGTTTTACAAACAAATCCTCTGCGGCGTTCTTGACCGTGTCTATGAAGTCGGACCAGTATTTCGGGCCGAACCTCACGATACGGTAAGGCATTTAAGCCAGTATACCTCGCTTGATGCCGAAATGGCTTACATTCGGGATCATCACGATGTTATGCGCGTACTCACCATCGTCATTCAAGAGATGGTTGAGGCGGTGTCATCCCGTCTCGCTCCCTCCCAAAGGCCGTGGCTTCCCAATGAAATCCCGGTCATTTCGTTTCGAGAAGCCCTGTCTCACTTATCTCAGGCGTTCTCCTGTGACTTATCCGGCGAGAGGGATTTGGCTCCTCAACACGAAGCATGGCTGGGGACATGGGCCCGTGAAACCTTTCATTCCGACTTCTTATTTGTTGAGGGTTATCCCTTATCCAAACGCCCTTTTTACACGCATCCTGACCCGGATAATCCGGAGGGCTCCCGGAGTTTTGATTTGCTTTTTCGAGGCCAGGAGCTGGTCACAGGAGGGCAGCGCTTGCACCGTTATGATGATTATGTATCGGCTTTAACAGCCAGGCATCTCAGTGTCGAACTGTTTGATTCCTATCTCATGGCCTTTCGTTATGGGATGCCTCCGCACGGTGGATTCGCCATTGGATTAGAGCGATTTGTCGCGAGGCTCTTAGGCATTGCCAACATTCGGGAAGCCGTCCTCTTTCCCCGGGACATGACCCGTTTGACGCCATAATCCCCCGCAGTTGAAAAGAGGATGATGCCATAATTTGGGCACGTGTTCACGAAGGGGTTTACGCAGTGCCGAAAACCATGGTGTGGCCGCATGCAGGGCACCGCGTAACACTCCCACCTCGATGTATTGCCCATTACAGCAATGGGCTGGCAAGAAACCCAGAGGGTTTGCCAGCCCTTTGTTGCCTTAACAGAGCCACAACGTTATTGTTTTTTCCCCTCGTCGAGCTTTAAGGGATTAGGACGATTTGGTCATGTACCAATACTGGGGCGATGACCGGTATTTTAAGGTGTTGTGCACATTTATCGCATGTTCTCGAAACCGTGCGGCATCTGGAATGTAGACACCGGGCAGATTGAGAGCCGCATACATTTCATACTGGTATAGGCGTTGAAGAATTTGTTGGGGAGTTCCGGGTTCGTAAGTAGCTTCAATGAGGCGATCCATCGTAGGACTGTTGTAACTCCCCGAATTTTCGGCGGCATTGGTGGCAAAGAGCACACCGCCCGTGGGGTAGCTCCCGCCATATCCCCAGCCTCCACCCCAGAACTGCATCGCCCACTGGGAGGCATCAGCCGGACTATAAGCAATAATGGTATCAAATGGCTGGGGCACCAACGTCACCTTAATGCCTTCTTTGGCCCAATCTTGCTGTAACAATTCCACAATCGACTCCGCAGTTGAGGATCCACTCACGTAGTCGAGGACAAATTGTAAGCTCAAAGAACCCTTATGCATGACCCCGTTAACGAGGTGCCAACCATTCTTCTCCAAGAGCTGTT includes the following:
- a CDS encoding DUF2268 domain-containing putative Zn-dependent protease (predicted Zn-dependent protease with a strongly conserved HExxH motif), with the translated sequence MHQFFIASTLNILKDWAAKPNKNPSSLLQSLNLSKKEWEELSTFGCMSLDESNLDTFHSLLDAFNTLRIQEVVMESLHHITSQYPLIHPLTIKLWPMDPADKFGRNQLQGVSAFTTYQGEISLIIAPLSQSLPTLEAVIAHEYHHHWRIHALHLDEENETLLERMILEGLADHFAEHVVSTHGSMPWTKFLNLADAEKLWPLYRQQLFVQGKDTSQWLFGSADLGLPLWTGYAVGYEIIQSYRESHPLCSWDQLTIKSATDFLESPFTV
- the aspS gene encoding aspartate--tRNA(Asn) ligase, which codes for MSRSLIDAVFPLRIENVSHYLGQIIQTAGYIHHVRHIGGITFVLLRDATGLVQIVTREPLTPPMKPETTVLVRAYVQQEPRAPGGIELIRPHFTILTEPHSARPYDLTHPLDETRLKFRLDFAPFMLRHPHWRMVFQIASQSVQAFRHALIKSGFIEIHTPKILGTATESGAAVFPVQYYGKKAFLAQSPQFYKQILCGVLDRVYEVGPVFRAEPHDTVRHLSQYTSLDAEMAYIRDHHDVMRVLTIVIQEMVEAVSSRLAPSQRPWLPNEIPVISFREALSHLSQAFSCDLSGERDLAPQHEAWLGTWARETFHSDFLFVEGYPLSKRPFYTHPDPDNPEGSRSFDLLFRGQELVTGGQRLHRYDDYVSALTARHLSVELFDSYLMAFRYGMPPHGGFAIGLERFVARLLGIANIREAVLFPRDMTRLTP